The Faecalibacter sp. LW9 genome has a segment encoding these proteins:
- the recA gene encoding recombinase RecA → MSDLDNKKKALQLILDKMDKAYGKGTVMRMGDSAVDDKIEVIPSGSLGLDIALGVGGYPKGRVIEIYGPESSGKTTLTLHAIAEAQKAGGIAAFIDAEHAFDRFYAAKLGVDVENLIISQPDNGEQALEIADNLIRSGAIDIIVIDSVAALTPKAEIEGEMGDSRMGLQARLMSQALRKLTATINKTNCTAIFINQLREKIGVMFGNPETTTGGNALKFYASVRLDIRRSTQIKNGDEVIGNHSKVKVVKNKVAPPFRQAEFDIMYGEGISKVGEVLDMGVEKGIVQKSGSWYSYNDSKLGQGRDAVKELLKDNPELCEEIEAKIVALIKGEPVDGKPSVDNPGDEDALFAE, encoded by the coding sequence TGCGTATGGGGGATTCTGCTGTCGATGATAAAATCGAAGTGATTCCTTCAGGATCTTTAGGATTAGACATCGCTTTAGGAGTAGGAGGTTACCCTAAAGGACGTGTCATCGAAATCTATGGACCTGAATCATCAGGTAAAACAACGTTAACATTACATGCTATTGCTGAAGCACAAAAAGCAGGTGGTATTGCAGCATTTATCGATGCAGAGCATGCTTTTGATCGTTTCTATGCTGCAAAATTAGGTGTAGATGTAGAAAACTTAATTATTTCTCAACCTGATAACGGGGAACAAGCTTTAGAAATCGCGGATAACTTAATTCGTTCAGGTGCGATTGATATTATTGTGATCGACTCGGTTGCGGCTTTAACACCAAAAGCAGAGATTGAAGGAGAAATGGGTGATTCTCGTATGGGATTACAAGCTCGATTAATGTCTCAAGCCTTACGTAAGTTAACAGCGACTATTAATAAAACAAACTGTACAGCAATTTTCATTAACCAGTTACGTGAGAAAATTGGAGTAATGTTCGGAAATCCTGAAACAACAACAGGAGGTAATGCTTTAAAATTCTACGCTTCTGTACGTTTAGATATCCGTCGTTCAACTCAAATTAAAAATGGAGATGAGGTCATCGGTAACCACTCAAAAGTTAAAGTGGTAAAAAACAAAGTTGCGCCACCTTTCCGTCAAGCGGAATTCGACATTATGTATGGAGAAGGTATCTCTAAAGTAGGAGAAGTTCTAGATATGGGTGTTGAGAAAGGAATTGTTCAAAAATCAGGTTCTTGGTATTCATACAACGACAGCAAGTTAGGGCAAGGTCGTGATGCCGTGAAAGAACTATTAAAAGATAATCCTGAATTATGTGAAGAAATTGAAGCTAAAATTGTAGCTTTAATCAAAGGAGAACCAGTGGATGGAAAACCATCAGTGGACAATCCTGGAGACGAAGATGCTTTATTCGCTGAATAA